The sequence below is a genomic window from Lentimicrobiaceae bacterium.
CTTTGAAGAAATAACCACATCGGTTCCTGAAAAAAGCCTATTGCAAGCTCAAAAGAGAAGTGGCGGAAGAAACAATAGCGGAAAAATGACTATGCGTAATTTAGGTGGCGGTAGTAAACAAAAATACCGTATCATCGACTTTAAACGCGATAAAGAAAATATACCCGCAGTTGTTAAAACAATAGAATACGACCCAAACAGAAGCAGTAGGATAGCATTGTTGTTTTACGCCGATGGCGAAAAAAGATATATAATAGCACCTCAAGGAATAAAAGTAGGTCAAACTGTTGAGTCAGGCAAAGGTGTTAGCCCCGATGTTGGAAATGCTCTATATTTGAGCGAAATTCCTTTCGGTACAGTAATTCATAATATAGAATTACGTCCCGGTCAAGGTGCAAAACTTGTCAGAAGCGCAGGCTCCGGAGCACAGCTTATGTCTCGCGATGGGAAATATGCAATTATTAAAATGCCATCAGGCGAAACACGCATGATTTTACAAGCTTGTAAAGCAACAGTAGGCTCTGTTTCCAATTCCGAGCACAGCTTAGAAAAATCGGGTAAAGCAGGTAGAACACGTTGGCTTGGCAGAAGACCAAGAGTACGTGGTGTTGCTATGAACCCGGTTGATCACCCAATGGGTGGTGGCGAAGGTAAAGCATCAGGCGGACAACCTCGCTCAAGAAATGGTATGCCGGCTAAAGGTTATAGAACTCGTTCTAAAACTAAAGCTTCTAATAAATATATCATCGAAAGAAGAAAAAAATAAAAAATTAATATAAACAGCATAATATGAGCCGTTCATTAAAAAAAGGTTACTACGTTGACTACAAATTAGAGAAAAAAGTAGATGAAGCTATTAACAGCAAGAAAAAAGTTGTAATCAAAACTTGGTCAAGAGCTTCGACAATCACTCCTGATTTTGTAGGACAGACTATCGCAGTACACAATGGAAATAAATTTATTCCTGTATACGTTACCGAAAATATGGTTGGACATAAGCTAGGAGAATTTAGTCCTACCCGTATCTTTAGAGGACACGCAGGAAGTAAAAAGAAATAAAGATAAAAGGAACTAAAAAAGTATAAAACTATGGGTTCAAGAAAACATATAACAGCAACAGACCGAAAAGAAGCAAATAAAGAATTATATTTTGCTAAGCTAAATAATTGTCCATCTTCGCCAAGAAAAATGCGACTAGTTGCAAATATGATTAGAGGTAAAAATGTACACGAAGCCTTGTATATTTTACAACACATGCCTAACTACGGAGCAGGAAAACTCTATAAATTAGTAAAATCGGCGTTGGCAAATTGGCAGGTTAAAAATGAAGGCGTTAGAATGGAAGATAGCAACTTGTACATCAGCGAAATTAGGGTAGATCAGGGAGCAACGCTTAAAAGAATTAAACCGGCTCCTCACGGTCGTGCTCACAGAATAAGAAAACGCTCAAATCATGTTACGGTTTATATCGATAGCAGAAATATTAATGCTGTTGAAAATGAAATCGTAGAAACAGAAACAAAAACAGATAAAGAATAAACAATATTATAAATCTCTATGGGACAAAAAACTAATCCAATCGGTAATAGGTTAGGCATCATTAAAGGATGGGAGTCTAACTGGTATGGTGGAAAAGATTATTCATCAAAGCTTGTAGAAGACGATAAAATTCGTAAATATCTTAATGTTCGTCTCTCAAATGCCGGTATTTCTCGAATTATTATCGAACGAACACTAAAATTAGTAACCGTTACTATCAACACCGACAAACCTGGTATGATTATAGGTAAAGGCGGTCTTGAAGTTGATAAACTTAAAGAAGAGTTGAAAAAACTCACTCAAAAAGAGGTTCAAATAAATATATCGGAAATAAAACGCCCCGAATTAGATGCTATACTTGTTGGAAATTCCATAGCTCGCCAGTTAGAAGGTCGTGTTTCGTACCGAAGAGCTATTAAAACGGCAATATCTAACGCAATGCGTTCGGGAGCCCAAGGTATAAAAGTTCAAATATCGGGCAGGTTAGGTGGTGCAGAAATGGCGCGTAGCGAACACTTTAAAGAAGGCAGAATACCATTGCATACCTTAAGAGCCGATATTGATTATTCAGCTAGCGAAGCGCATACCACATACGGACGTCTTGGTATTAAAACATGGATATGTAAAGGCGAAATTTATGGTAAAGTTGACCTAGTACCTGGAGCCGAAGCAGGAGCTAAAGGAAAACCGTCGGGATTTGG
It includes:
- the rpsS gene encoding 30S ribosomal protein S19, whose protein sequence is MSRSLKKGYYVDYKLEKKVDEAINSKKKVVIKTWSRASTITPDFVGQTIAVHNGNKFIPVYVTENMVGHKLGEFSPTRIFRGHAGSKKK
- the rpsC gene encoding 30S ribosomal protein S3, which gives rise to MGQKTNPIGNRLGIIKGWESNWYGGKDYSSKLVEDDKIRKYLNVRLSNAGISRIIIERTLKLVTVTINTDKPGMIIGKGGLEVDKLKEELKKLTQKEVQINISEIKRPELDAILVGNSIARQLEGRVSYRRAIKTAISNAMRSGAQGIKVQISGRLGGAEMARSEHFKEGRIPLHTLRADIDYSASEAHTTYGRLGIKTWICKGEIYGKVDLVPGAEAGAKGKPSGFGGQGGRGAGRRDRDRRPRK
- the rplB gene encoding 50S ribosomal protein L2, coding for MALKKYKPTTPGQRFKVISNFEEITTSVPEKSLLQAQKRSGGRNNSGKMTMRNLGGGSKQKYRIIDFKRDKENIPAVVKTIEYDPNRSSRIALLFYADGEKRYIIAPQGIKVGQTVESGKGVSPDVGNALYLSEIPFGTVIHNIELRPGQGAKLVRSAGSGAQLMSRDGKYAIIKMPSGETRMILQACKATVGSVSNSEHSLEKSGKAGRTRWLGRRPRVRGVAMNPVDHPMGGGEGKASGGQPRSRNGMPAKGYRTRSKTKASNKYIIERRKK
- the rplV gene encoding 50S ribosomal protein L22, producing the protein MGSRKHITATDRKEANKELYFAKLNNCPSSPRKMRLVANMIRGKNVHEALYILQHMPNYGAGKLYKLVKSALANWQVKNEGVRMEDSNLYISEIRVDQGATLKRIKPAPHGRAHRIRKRSNHVTVYIDSRNINAVENEIVETETKTDKE